The sequence GCGGCAGGCCCAGCCGCTCGCGGAAGAGCTGGCGCTGGACGTACCAGCCGGTCCCGCCGATGGCCAGCCAGACGACCATCATCACGGTCTGCTGCCAGCCCTCGTCGGGGTGCGCCAGGAAGTCGAAGGCCTCCGGCCACAGGAGCGCCGCGCCCGAGAGGATGATGCTCGCGCCACCCAGCGCCGTGAGCCACAGCAGCGCGCGCCGCGTGTACTTCTCCGCGAGCATGCCGGACGCGAACGCGGTGGTCGCGATCACGAAGATGCCGAGCAGGATGCTGGTCTCCGAGTCGTTGAGCGACGCCCACACCTTGGCCCCGATCACGGCTCCGGTCGCGAGGCCGACCACGAAGGTGGCGAACCGGAAGATGAGCGAGACGATCATCCACACGACCAGCGCCGTACCGAGGGCGATCCAGAGCGTGGTCCACGCGTCGGCGTCGAACGCGTCCGCGAGGAAGAAGCCGATCGCGAAGCCCGCCGCGATGAGCGCCAGGTTCACCGACCGGATCCCGTAGAAGCAGAGCAGCGCCCCGACGAGCAGGACGACGAGCGCGGTGGTCATGACCGCTCCTTCCGACGGCTCTCACGCTAGCGGTCGCGGGGCGCACGCGCGGGGTACGGGCGGGGGTGGGGGCGGCTCGTCGTCCCCGGGGACGACGAGAGGCCAGCCGGTGCCCCTCCGCACCGACCGGCCTCGCGTCCTTGCCCTGCCGGGGTCAGCCCCACCCGGTCCGGGCGCTCTCGCGCGTTCGCCCGCGAAGCAACCGGCTCAGCCCGCGAAGCTGAGCTGCGCGTCCGTCACCGCGATGACGTTCCAGGACCCGCCCGCGCCGTCGCTCAGCTGGTACGCGGGCACCAGCGCCGTGGACCCGTCGTCGAACGTCCGGAGCGCGACCCCGAGCCGGGCGTCCGTGACCATCACGTCCGTCAC is a genomic window of Cellulomonas fulva containing:
- a CDS encoding DUF4203 domain-containing protein; translated protein: MTTALVVLLVGALLCFYGIRSVNLALIAAGFAIGFFLADAFDADAWTTLWIALGTALVVWMIVSLIFRFATFVVGLATGAVIGAKVWASLNDSETSILLGIFVIATTAFASGMLAEKYTRRALLWLTALGGASIILSGAALLWPEAFDFLAHPDEGWQQTVMMVVWLAIGGTGWYVQRQLFRERLGLPPKEPKPAPTPAAPAPTATAPAPTAPATAQAPAPAPTASAGVPPTPPPAAAPGAPGGPATPGPTA